One Heptranchias perlo isolate sHepPer1 chromosome 39, sHepPer1.hap1, whole genome shotgun sequence DNA segment encodes these proteins:
- the LOC137305292 gene encoding probable G-protein coupled receptor 139 has translation MRQPVIIQIESIYYPILAAVGIPANLVTIVILSRGSYGLSKCITRYLVAMAAADLLVLIFEVILYETKDANFPYSFLNYTPICCLNLTLLFASIDSSVWLTVVFTFDRFVSICCQKLQTNYCTEKTATVVIAVVCSLSVLENVPIYFIHEPREIIDNVPWSCNLRSSFYTLPIWVAFLWLETILTPFVPFVLILLLNALTIRHIVLANRVRRGLRGNNAENQNDPEMEKRRKSIILLLAISGSFILLWMVNFLFYICVQFADTQFLDAKYNDPFTIMEQSGYMLRALSCCTNTFIYAVSQSKFRDELKNMIKRPLAPITCLFN, from the exons ATGCGTCAACCGGTAATCATACAGATCGAAAGCATATACTACCCTATTCTTGCAGCAGTTGGTATTCCTG CTAATCtggtgacaattgtgattctctcccgcGGAAGTTacggcctctccaaatgcattacccgttacctggtggccatggcagcggcggatctactggtcctGATATTTGAAGTAATCCTGTATGAGACTAAAGATGCTAATTTCCCATATTCATTCCTGAACTACACTCCTATTTGCTGTCTTAATCTTACTCTGCTTTTCGCTTCCATTGATTCTTCTGTCTGGTTAACTgtcgttttcacctttgatcgatttgtgtccATTTGTTGCCAAAAGTTACAAACAAATTATTGCACCGAAAAAACTGCGACTGTGGTTATAGCAGTGGTGTGTTCCTTGAGCGTTTTAGAAAATGTTCCAATCTACTTCATACATGAACCTCGAGAAATAATTGACAATGTACCATGGTCCTGCAATTTAAGGTCAAGCTTCTATACCTTACCCATATGGGTAGCATTTTTGTGGTTGGAAACTATTTTAACCCCCTTTGTTCCATTTGTTTTGATTTTACTGCTCAATGCTCTGACCATCAGGCACATTGTACTGGCCAATAGGGTGAGGAGGGGACTCCGTGGAAACAATGCTGAGAATCAaaatgacccagagatggagaagcgaAGGAAATCGATAATTTTACTGCTCGCCATAtctggcagttttatactgttatggatgGTAAATTTCCTATTTTATATATGTGTACAATTTGCAGATACCCAATTTTTGGACGCAAAATATAACGACCCTTTCACCATTATGGAACAATCCGGGTATATGCTTAGGGctttgagttgctgcacaaacacttttatttatgcagtttcccagagtaaattcagagatGAGCTGAAGAATATGATTAAGCGTCCCTTGGCTCCTATAACGTGTTTATTTAATTAA